The Streptococcus oralis region GCTTAAGACTGTACCAGCTGAAAGCAATCCAACAGGTTATGCAACAAAATTGGAAGAAGTATCTCTAGGTAAGGACACCATGACTGGTCACTGGGAAATCATGGGACTCAACATTACCGAGCCTTTCGATACTTTCTGGAACGGATTCCCAGAAGAAATCCTGACAAAGATCGAAGAATTTTCAGGACGCAAGGTCATTCGTGAAGCCAACAAACCATACTCAGGAACAGCTGTTATCGATGATTTCGGACCACGTCAGATGAAAACTGGGGAGTTGATTATCTATACTTCAGCTGACCCTGTTTTGCAGATTGCTGCCCACGAAGACATCATTCCTTTGGATGAATTGTACCGTATCTGTGAATACGCTCGTTCGATTACCCTTGAGCGTCCTGCTCTTCTAGGTCGTATCATTGCCCGTCCATATGTTGGTGAGCCAGGAAACTTCACTCGTACAGCAAATCGTCGTGACTTAGCCGTTTCTCCATTTGCACCAACCGTTTTGGATAAATTGAACGAAGCAGGTATCGATACTTACGCTGTTGGTAAAATCAACGATATCTTTAACGGCGCTGGTATCAACCACGACATGGGTCACAACAAGTCAAACAGCCACGGAATTGATACATTATTGAAGACCATGGGACTTGCTGAGTTTGAAAAAGGATTCTCTTTCACAAACTTAGTTGACTTTGATGCCCTTTATGGACACCGCCGCAATGCTCATGGTTACCGTGATTGCTTGCATGAGTTTGATGAGCGCTTGCCTGAAATTATCGCAGCAATGAGAGAAAATGACCTTCTTTTGATTACTGCGGACCATGGAAATGACCCAACCTATGCAGGAACAGACCACACTCGCGAATATATTCCACTTTTGGCTTACAGTCCTTCCTTTAAAGGAAATGGTGTCATTCCAGTTGGACATTTTGCAGATATCTCAGCAACAGTTGCGGATAACTTTGGTGTTGAAACTGCCATGATTGGTGAAAGTTTCTTAGATAAATTGGTATAAGATGACGCGATATGCTTTACTGGTAAGGGGCATTAATGTCGGTGGGAAGAATAAGGTTGTCATGGCGGAGCTTCGTCAAGAATTGACAAAGTTGGGACTGGAAAAAGTTGAAACCTACATCAACAGTGGCAATATTTTCTTTACTTCGACAGATGACAAAGCCCAATTGGTTGAAAAGTTAGAGACTTTCTTTGAAGTCCATTATCCATTTATTCAGAGCTTTTCCTTGCTGAGTCAGGAAGACTATGAAGCAGAGCTGGAGAATCTGCCAGATTGGTGGTCCAAAGACTTGGCTCGAAAAGATGTGCTCTTCTACACGGAGAACTTGGATGTGGATCAAGTCATCGAGAAAGTGAACAGTTTGGAACTGAAAGATGAAGTGGTTCATTTTGGAAGACTTGGGATTTTCTGGGGGAAATTCTCTGAAGAATCTTACTATGCAACTGCCTATCACAAGTACTTGCTCAAGATGCCTTTCTATCGCAACATCACCATTCGCAATGCCAAAACCTTTGACAAAATCGGTCAAATGTTAAAAAATAATAAAGGAGACACACAATGACATTTTTAGATAAAATCAAGGAAACAGCTGCTTTCCTGAAAGACAAGGGAATCCAAGCGCCTGAGTTCGGTCTAATCCTTGGATCAGGACTTGGAGAATTGGCAGAAGAAATCGAAAATCCAGTTGTAGTAGACTATGCAGACATTCCAAACTGGGGTCGCTCTACAGTCGTCGGACACGCTGGGAAATTGGTATATGGTGAACTTTCAGGGCGCAAGGTCTTGGCTCTTCAAGGACGCTTCCATTTCTACGAAGGCAATCCTCTTGAGGTCGTGACTTTCCCAGTTCGTGTGATGAAAGTACTCGGATGTGAAGGTGTTATTGTAACCAATGCAGCTGGTGGTATTGGCTATGGTCCTGGTACTTTGATGGCTATCTCAGACCATATCAACATGACAGGTCAAAATCCATTGATGGGTGAAAACTTGGATGACTTTGGTCCACGTTTCCCTGATATGTCTAAAGCCTACACACCAGAATACCGTGCTACTGCCCATGAAGTGGCTAAGAAACTTGGTATCAAGCTTGATGAAGGTGTCTATATTGGTGTAACAGGTCCGACTTATGAAACTCCAGCAGAAATCCGTGCCTATAAGACACTGGGAGCAGATGCAGTTGGTATGTCCACTGTTCCTGAAGTGATTGTGGCTGCCCACTCAGGCTTGAAAGTTCTCGGTATTTCATGTATTACGAACCATGCTGCTGGTTTCCAAGAAGAACTCAATCACGAAGAGGTTGTAGAAGTGACTGAACGTGTCAAAGGCGACTTCAAAGGCTTGCTGAAAGCGATTCTTGCTGAATTGTAATGTCATGAGAGTTCACTTTATTTTACATGAGACATTTGAGGTTCCAGGCGCATATCTAAAATGGGCTATAGAACGAGGTCATCAAATTACATCAACAAAGGTTTATGAAAAAAAACCTCTTCCTGAAACAATTGACGGGATTGATTTTCTGATTGTCATGGGTGGTCCTCAATCACCTGATGAGGATAGAGAAAACTTCCCATACTATGATCCAAAGGCTGAGCTTGCTTTTATGAAAGAAGCGATTGCTGCAGATATCTATATTGTTGGTGTCTGTCTTGGTGCGCAACTCCTATCTGTCGCCTATGGTGCGAAGTATGAACATAGTCCAGAGCGCGAGATCGGCGTTTATCCTGTGACATTGACGATGCAAGGTCTAACAGATCCTCATGTCAGCTTGTTCGGAAAAAACATAGAAACCGGCCACTGGCACGGTGATATGCCAGGACTGACAGATGAAGCTGTCGTCTTGGCGACCAGTCAAGGTTGTCCACGCCAAATTATTCGCTTCAGTCCGAAACATTATGCCTTTCAGGCTCATTTGGAATTTGATCCAGACGCAGTAGAATTATTGATTGTTGCGGATGGTGAGGAGAAATTAAGAGAGCAAAGTGAAAAGTTGCCTTTTGTTCAAACACCAGAAGAATTACGTGGAAACGATTATTCTGAAATGAATGCAAAACTGTATGCATTTTTAGATTCATTGGTAAACTAGGAACTACAGAAAGGCAGAGTATCTGAGTTATAGTCAAACTCGGGCTAATTGTTCTGTGAAATATTTAATTTTAAAATCAAGAAAGAAAGGATGGGCTCCTTGTATTCACTGAACTGAATACGGGCGGAGAACTGTGTAAAAAAGATAAACTGTCTAACATCTGCGATGTGTCGTCAGTTTCCTATTTTTCCTTTGTTCTCTGTCGCCCTTTATATCTTAAACATGTCTATCCATATTGCTGCTCAGCAGGGTGAAATTGCTGATAAAATTCTTATTCCTGGAGATCCTCTTCGTGCGAAATTTATTGCGGAGAACTTCCTTGAAGATGCTGTTTGTTTTAATGAAGTGCGTAACATGTTTGGTTACACTGGTACTTACAAGGGTCACCGTGTATCGGTCATGGGAACTGGGATGGGAATGCCGTCTATTTCGATTTATGCGCGTGAGTTGATTGTGGACTATGGTGTGAAAAAACTGATCCGTGTGGGAACTGCGGGTTCGTTAAACGAGGATGTTCATGTCCGTGAATTGGTTTTGGCGCAAGCAGCTGCAACCAACTCAAACATCATCCGCAACGACTGGCCACAGTATGATTTTCCACAAATCGCTAGCTTTGATTTGCTTGACAAGGCCTACCATATCGCCAAAGAACTTGGTATGACCACCCACGTTGGGAACGTTTTGTCATCAGATGTCTTTTATTCAAACTACTTTGAAAAGAACATCGAACTTGGTAAATGGGGAGTTAAGGCAGTGGAAATGGAAGCAGCAGCCCTTTACTATCTTGCTGCCCAACACCACGTTGATGCACTTGCTATCATGACCATTTCTGATAGCTTGGTCAATCCAGATGAAGACACTACTGCAGAAGAACGCCAAAACACTTTCACCGATATGATGAAGGTCGGCTTGGAAACCTTGATTGCAGAGTAAAATGTAAAAGAAAATCCTGATTTCAAGTGGAATCAGGATTTTTTCATAGATGCGATTTTTTCTGGGTCTGGTGTAACGCGGAGGGTCTTTTGTCCTGTGTAGGTTACAAAACCGGGTTTGCCACCAGTTGGTTTATTGAGTTTTTTCACTTCAATCATATCTACCTGAACTAGATTTGACAAGCGCCCTTTGGAAAAGTAGGCCGCTAGTTCTGCCGCATCTGTTTTAACTTCATCAGATGGATCAAGATTTCCTGAGATGACGACGTGGCTTCCAGGAATGTCCTTGGCATGGAACCAAAGTTCCTCCTTGCGGGCCATTTTAAAGGTCAATTCCTCATTTTGCAGGTTGTTTCGTCCGACATAGATGATGGTCTTGCCATCGCTCGCCAGATACTGTTCTGGTTTTTTGCGTTTCTGAATTTTCTCGCGTTGGCGTCTTCTAATAAAGCCAGTTTGGATCAATTCTTCACGGATTTCAGCGATTTCTTCCAGTCCAGCTTGGTTGAGGACGGTTTCCACGCTTTCTAGATAGAGAATGGTAGCCTTGGCTTCTTCAATTAGCTCAGTCAGGTATTTGACAGCTTCTTTGAGTTTCTGGTAACGCTTAAAATAGCGTTGGGCATTCTGACTGGGAGTCAAGGCCTTATCAAGCGCAATGGTGATAGGTTGATTGGTGTAGTAGTTGTCCAAGGTAACCTGATCTTGGTCATTAGGCACTTGGTGGAGGAAGGTTGTCAACAATTCCCCTTTTTGGCGAAATTCCTCAGCATTGTCTGTTGCCAGTAATTCTTTTTCTTGTTTTTTCAGCTTATGTCGATTTTTCTGAAGTTCATTTTCAACACGTCGAATCAGTTCACTGGCTTGCTGTTTAACTCGGTCCCGTTCAGCCTTGTCCTTATAGTAGTTGTCCAGCAAGTTAGAAAGGCTGGCAAAAGGCTCTCCCACCTGATTTGCAAAAGGAACTGGGCTGAAAGAAGTCTCCGTTAGGTAAGGCTTGGTTTCTTGCTCGAAAAAGTTTCGGAAAGTAGACAGTTTATCACTGACAAGAATGTTTTCCAATTCATTTGCCGTATCACGTCCTAGACCTTGAAAGAGACTTTGAAGATTTTTTGCTGTTAGTTCCTGTGTTTGCAGGATTTCAAAGAGCTTTTCATCCTTGACAGTAAAAGGATTGAGAGACTCGGTGCTTGGCGGAGCGATATAGGTCGATCCTGGAAGTAAGGTGCGGTAGCTATTTTGTGAAAAGCCGACGTGTTTGATGACTTCGAGGATTTTATGGCTACTTTTATCCACGAGGAGAATATTGCTGTGTTTACCCATGATCTCTATAATCAGAGTCGCCTGGATATGATCTCCAATTTCGTTTTTATTGGAAACTGTGATTTCCACAATACGGTCATTTTCGATTTGCTCGATCGACTCAATCAGGGCACCCTGCAAATACTTTCTCAAAACCATGATAAAAGTGGAAGGTTGGGCTGGATTTTCAAAGGTTGTTTGGGTCAGCTGGATGCGACCAAAAACGGGATGAGCAGAGAGGAGCAGGCGATGGCTTTGGCGATTGCTGCGGATTTGCAAGACCAACTCTTGTTCAAAAGGTTGATTGATTTTCTGGATGCGACCATTGACCAACTCTCTTCGCAATTCCTCAATCATGTGGTGTAAAAAAAATCCGTCAAATGACATCGTTCTCTCCTTGTGATTGTATTCCATAGTATTATATCAAAAAGGTAGAATAAAATCATGGAAATGTGGTATAATAAAGCCAAGTAAAGAGAATCGAGAAGTACATGTATATTGAAATGGTAGATGAAACTGGTCAAGTTTCACAAGAAATCTTGCAACAAACCCAAGAAATTTTGGAATTTGCAGCCCAAAAAATAGGAAAAGAAGACAAGGAGATGGTAGTCACTTTTGTGACCAACGAGCGTAGCCACGAACTCAATCTGGAGTACCGTGATACAGATCGTCCGACAGATGTCATCAGCCTTGAGTATAAACCAGAGTTGGACATTGCCTTTGATGAAGAAGATTTGCTTGAAAATCCTGAATTAGCAGATATGGTGTCTGAGTTTGATGCCTATATTGGGGAACTGTTCATCTCTATCGATAAAGCGCATGAGCAGGCTGAGGAATATGGCCACAGCTTTGAGCGTGAAATGGGCTTCTTGGCAGTACACGGCTTTTTACACATTAACGGCTACGATCACTACACTCCGGAAGAAGAAGCGGAGATGTTCGGTTTACAAGAAGAAATTTTGACAGCCTATGGACTCACAAGACAATAAACGAAAATGGAAAAATCGTGACCTGGTATCTAGTTTAGAATTTGCTCTTACAGGAATTCTGACTGCTTTCAAGGAAGAACGTAATATGCGAAAACATGCAGTGACGGCTCTAGTAGTTATCCTTGCAGGTTTTGTTTTTCAGGTGTCACGAATTGAATGGCTCTTTCTCCTAATGAGCATTTTCTTGGTAGTAGCCTTTGAGATTATTAACTCTGCTATTGAAAATGTGGTGGATCTAGCCAGTCACTATCACTTTTCTATGTTGGCAAAGAAAGCCAAGGACATGGCAGCAGGAGCCGTGCTAGTTGTCTCTCTTTTTGCTGCAGTGACAGGTGCACTTATCTTTATCCCACGCATTTGGGATATACTATTCTAAACTATAAGAGGAAATTATGACATTTAAATCAGGCTTTGTAGCTATTTTGGGACGTCCCAATGTTGGGAAGTCAACCTTTTTAAATCACGTCATGGGGCAAAAGATTGCCATTATGAGTGACAAGGCGCAGACAACGCGCAATAAAATCATGGGGATTTACACCACGGATAAGGAGCAAATCGTCTTTATCGACACGCCGGGGATTCACAAGCCTAAGACGGCTCTTGGAGATTTCATGGTGGAATCTGCCTACAGTACTCTGCGTGAAGTGGATACTGTTCTATTCATGGTGCCAGCTGATGAGCCACGTGGTAAGGGCGACGACATGATTATCGAGCGTCTGAAAGCTGCCAAGGTTCCTGTGATTCTGGTGGTGAATAAGATTGACAAGGTTCATCCAGACCAACTTCTGGCTCAAATTGATGATTTCCGTAACCAGATGGACTTTAAGGAAATTGTTCCTATCTCAGCCCTTCAGGGAAATAACGTTTCTCGACTAATCGATATTTTAAGTGAAAATCTAGAGGAAGGTTTCCAGTATTTCCCAGCTGATCAAATCACAGATCATCCTGAGCGTTTCTTAGTATCAGAGATGATTCGTGAGAAGGTTCTTCATTTGACACGTGAAGAGATTCCACACTCAGTTGCCGTAGTGGTTGACTCTATGAAACGGGATGAAGAGACAGACAAGGTTCACATCCGTGCAACCATCATGGTGGAGCGAGATAGCCAAAAAGGTATCATCATCGGTAAAGGTGGCGCCATGCTTAAGAAAATTGGGACCATGGCCCGTCGTGATATCGAACTCATGCTAGGGGATAAGGTTTTCCTAGAAACTTGGGTCAAGGTCAAGAAAAATTGGCGTGATAAAAAGCTAGATTTGGCTGACTTTGGCTATAATGAAAAAGAATACTAAGTAGAGGTGGGCTCATGCCTGCTTCTTGTTTTTACAGAAGGAGGACTTATGCCTGAATTACCTGAGGTTGAAACGGTTCGTCGTGGCTTAGAAAAATTGATTTTGGGAAAGAAGATTGCTAATGTAGAAATTGCTTATCCCAAGATGATCAAGACGGATTTGAAAGAGTTTCAAAAGGAAGTGCCTGGTCAAGTAATTGAGTCCATGGGGCGTCGTGGAAAATATTTGCTTTTCTACTTGACAGACAAGGTCTTGATTTCCCATCTGCGGATGGAGGGAAAGTATTTTTACTATCCGGACCAAGTTCCAGAACGTAAACACGCCCATGTTTTCTTCCATTTTGAGGATGGCGGCACTCTTGTATATGAGGACGTACGCAAGTTTGGTACTATGGAACTGCTGGCACCCGACCTTTTGGATGCCTACTTTGTATCTAAAAAACTAGGGCCTGAGCCAAGAGAGCAGGACTTTGATTTGCAGGTCTTTCAAGCTGCTCTATCCAAGTCTAAAAAGCCTATCAAATCCCATCTCCTAGACCAGACCTTGGTAGCTGGCCTTGGCAATATCTATGTGGATGAGGTTCTCTGGCGAGCTCAGGTTCATCCAGCAAGACCTTCCCAGACTTTGACAGCAGAAGAAGCGACAGCTATTCATGACCAGACCATTGCTGTTTTGGGGCAGGCTGTTGAAAAAGGCGGCTCCACCATTCGTACCTATACCAATGCCTTTGGGGAAGACGGAACCATGCAGGACTTCCATCAGGTCTATGATAAGACTGGACAAGCATGTTCCCGCTGTGGGACAGTGATTGAGAAATTCCAGCTCGGTGGACGTGGAACTCATTTTTGTCCTCAGTGTCAAAGGAGGAGCTGATGGGAAAAATCATCGGAATCACAGGAGGAATTGCTTCTGGTAAGTCAACTGTGACAAATTTTCTAAGACAAAAAGGATTCCAAGTTGTCGATGCTGACGCAGTCGTCCATGATCTACAAAAACTTGGTGGTCGTCTTTATCAGCTCTTAGTTCAGCACTTTGGGCAGGAAATCATCCTTGAAAATGGAGAACTTAATCGCCCTCTTCTGGCTAGTCTCATCTTTTCAAATCCTGAGGAGCAAGAATGGTCTAAACAAACCCAAGGAGAGATTATTCGTGAGGAATTGGCTGCATTGCGAGACCAGTTGATTCAGACAGAAGCGATTTTTTTCATGGATATTCCCCTGCTTTTTGAACAGGACTATGCCACCTGGTTTGATGAAACATGGCTGGTCTATGTGAACCGTGATGTTCAGGTGGAACGTTTCATGAAACGGGATCATCTTTCTAAGGAAGTAGCAGAGTCTCGTTTGGCCGCCCAGTGGTCTTTAGAAGAAAAGAAAAAATTAGCGAGTCATATACTAGATAATAATGGCAGTCGTGATCAGCTTGTGGCTCAAGTAGTGAAGTTACTTGAAGGAGGCGATAGCTGTGCAAGAGATTAGTTGGAAAGAGAATCTTCGTGTCGCCTGGTTCGGTAGTTTTCTAACGGGCGCCAGCATTTCCTTGGTCGTTCCTTTCATGCCTATCTTTGTAGAGCAGTTGGGAATCGAAAGAAATCAAGTAGCTTTCTATGCTGGATTAGCCATCTCAGTTTCGGCTGTTTCAGCAGCTCTAGTTTCTCCTATCTGGGGTATTCTTGCTGACAAATATGGTCGAAAACCCATGATGATTCGAGCGGGTCTTGCCATGACCATCACTATGGGAGGTTTGGCCTTTGTTCCGAATATCTATTGGCTACTCTTTTTGCGCTTGCTCAATGGTGTATTTACTGGATTTGTCCCCAATGCAACAGCCTTGATTGCTAGTCAGGTACCTAAAGATAAGTCTGGAGCGGCTCTGGGGACTCTATCTACAGGTGTAGTTGCGGGAACACTGACGGGCCCCTTTGTTGGAGGCTTTATTGCTGAAATTTTTGGCATTCGTAATGTTTTTTTATTGGTAGGCGCTTTCTTATTTTTAGCTGCAATCCTAACTATTTTCTTTATCAAGGAAGATTTTCAGCCAGTTGCTAAGGAGAAGGCTATCCCAACGAAAGAAGTATTTTCTTCTTTCAAGTATCCTAGGCTCTTAGTGAATCTATTTTTGACGAGCTTTGTCATTCAATTTTCAGCTCAATCAATTGGCCCCATTCTAGCTCTCTATGTGCGGGACTTAGGACAGACTGAGAATCTCCTCTTTGTATCAGGACTAATCGTATCCAGCATGGGATTTTCTAGCATGATGAGTGCTGGAATTCTAGGAAAACTTGGCGATAAGGTAGGGAATCATAGATTGTTGGTCGCGGCGCAGATTTATTCCGTCATCATTTACATACTTTGTGCTCATGCAACCAGCCCCCTTCAACTTGGCTTGTATCGTTTTCTCTTTGGTTTGGGAACGGGAGCTCTCATACCAGGTGTCAATGTGCTTCTTAGCAAATTGACTCCAAAATCAGGTATTTCAAGGATTTTCGCCTTCAACCAAGTCTTTTTTTACCTCGGTGGAGTGATTGGACCTATGGCAGGATCCGCAGTTGCAGGATATTTGGGCTACCATGCTGTCTTTTATGCGACAGCAGCCTGTGTGGCTTTCAGTTGTTTATGTAACTTAGTGCAATTTAGATCATTATTAAAAGTAAAGGAAATCTAGTGCGAGTAAAAATCAATCTCAAGTGCTCCTCTTGTGGCAGCATGAATTATCTAACCAGTAAGAACTCCAAAACCCATCCAGACAAGATTGAGGTGTTAAAATATTGTCCAAAGGAAAGAAAAGTAACTTTACATCTTGAATCTAAGTAGAATTTATGGTAAAATAATAGGGATTTTAAGGAGTTTGATATGTATAACCTATTATTAACCATTTTATTAGTATTATCTGTTGTGATTGTGATTGCGATTTTCATGCAACCAACTAAGAACCAATCCAGCAATGTATTTGATGCCAGCTCAGGTGATTTGTTTGAACGGAGTAAAGCGCGTGGTTTTGAAGCTGTGATGCAACGTTTGACAGGTATTTTAGTCTTTTTCTGGCTAGCCATTGCCTTAGCATTGACGGTATTATCAAGTAGATAAGAAATGGGCAGGACTAGGTCTTTGCCTATTTTTATTTTTATACTCTTCAAAAATCAAATTCAAACCACGTCAGCGTCGGCTTGTCGTATATGTGTTACTGACTTCGTCAGTTCTATCCACAACCTCAAAACGGTATTTTGAGCAACCTGCGACTAGCTTTCTAGTTTGCTCTTTGATTTTTATTGAGTATTAAATGATGTTTGAGAAGGTCTTACAGTAAAAGAAAATTAAAAAATCTAGAAAGAAAACATGAAAGATAAAATTAAAGAATATTTGCAAGAGAAGGGGCGAGTGACGGTAAATGACCTGGCTCAGGCTCTCGGAAAGGATGGGTCCAAGGATTTCCGTGAGTTGATTAAAACACTGTCTCTGATGGAAAGAAAGCACCAGATTCGTTTTGAAGATGATGGTAGTTTATGTCTGGACCAAAAGAAGAAACATGAAATTACCCTCAAAGGGATTTTTCATGCCCATAAAAACGGCTTTGGCTTTGTTACTCTGGAAGGCGAAGAGGACGACCTTTTTGTAGGAAAAAACGATGTCAACTATGCTATTGATGGCGATACCGTTGAGGTAGTCATTAAGAAAGTTGCTGACCGTAACAAGGGAACTGCTGCAGAAGCAAAAATCATTGATATATTAGAGCATAGTCTGACAAGCGTTGTCGGCCAAATCGTTCTGGATCAGGAAAAGCCCAAGTATGCGGGCTACATCCGTTCAAAAAATCAGAAAATCAGCCAACCGATCTATGTGAAGAAACCAGCTATCAAGTTGGAAGGGACAGAGGTTCTCAAGGTCTTTATCGACAAATACCCAAGTAAGAAACATGATTTCTTTGTCGCTAGTGTGCTCGACGTGGTGGGACACTCTACTGATGCGGGGATTGATGTCCTTGAAGTCTTGGAGTCCATGGATATTGTCTCAGAATTTCCAGAAGCTGTTCTCAAGGAAGCAGAAAGTGTACCAGAAGCTCCGTCTCAAAAGGATATGGAAGGGCGTCTTGATTTAAGAGATGAGCTTACCTTCACTATTGACGGCGCAGATGCCAAGGACTTGGACGACGCAGTTCACATCAAGCCTTTGAAAAATGGCAATATGGAACTCGGAGTTCACATCGCGGATGTTTCCTACTATGTGACAGAGGGTTCTGCCCTTGATAAGGAAGCCCTTAACCGCGCGACTTCTGTCTATGTAACAGACCGAGTGGTTCCAATGCTTCCAGAGCGTTTGTCAAATGGTATCTGCTCCCTCAATCCTCAAGTCGATCGCTTGACCCAGTCTGCCATTATGGAAATTGATAAACATGGTCGTGTGGTTCATTACACCATTACCCAAACGGTTATCAAGACAAGTTTCCGTATGACCTATAGCGCTGTCAATGATATCCTAGCAGGTGACGAGGAAAAGAGACAAGAGTTTAAGAAAATTGTTCCTAGTATCGAGCTCATGGCCAAGCTTCATGAAAGGCTAGAAAGCATGCGTGAAAAACGTGGAGCTCTTAATTTTGATACCAGTGAAGCTAAGATTCTAGTGGATAAAAAAGGTAAGCCTGTTGATATCGTTCTTCGTCAGCGTGGTGTTGCTGAGCGGATGATCGAGTCCTTCATGTTGATTGCTAATGAAACGGTTGCCGAGCACTTTAGCAAGATGGACCTACCTTTTATCTATCGGATTCATGAGGAGCCCAAGGCTGAAAAAGTTCAGAAGTTTATTGATTACGCTTCGAGCTTTGGGTTACGAATTTATGGGACGGCTAGTGAGATTAGTCAAGAGGCCCTCCAAGACATCATGCGTGCTGTTGAGGGAGAACCTTATGCGGATGTATTATCCATGATGCTTCTCCGTTCTATGCAACAGGCTCGCTATTCTGAGCACAATCATGGTCACTATGGACTAGCCGCTAACTATTACACTCACTTCACCAGTCCTATTCGCCGTTATCCAGACCTTCTAGTCCATCGAATGATTCGGGATTACGGCCGTTCTAAGGAAATAGCAGAGCATTTTGAACAAGTGATTCCAGAGATTGCAACCCAGTCTTCCAATCGTGAGCGTCGTGCCATCGAGGCCGAGCGTGAAGTCGAAGCCATGAAAAAGGCTGAGTACATGGAAGAATACGTTGGTGAAGAGTACGACGCAGTTGTATCAAGCATCGTCAAATTCGGTCTCTTTGTTGAATTGCCAAATACAGTCGAAGGATTGATTCACATTACCAATTTGCCTGAATTTTATCATTTTAATGAACGTGATTTGACTCTTCGTGGGGAAAAATCAGGAATAACTTTCCGTGTGGGACAGCAAATTCGTATTCGTGTAGAAAGAGCCGATAAGATGACAGGAGAGATTGATTTCTCTTATATTCCAAGTGAGTTTGATGTCATCGAAAAGAGCTTGAAACAAGCTGGTCGCAGAGACAGGGGGCGTGGTTCAAATCGCCGTTCAGACAAGAAGGAAGACAAGAGAAAATCAGGGCGCTCAAATGATAAGCACAAGCATTCACAAAAAGATAAAAAGAAAAAAGGCAAGAAACCTTTTTACAAAGAAGTAGCTAAGAAAGGAGCCAAGCATGGCAAAGGGCGAGGGAAAGGTCGTCGCACAAAATAAAAAGGCGCACCACGACTATACAATCGTAGATACGCTAGAGGCAGGAATGGTCCTGACCGGAACTGAAATCAAGAGCGTTCGAGCTGCTCGAATCAATCTCAAGGACGGCTTTGCCCAAGTAAAAAATGGGGAAGTCTGGCTGAGCAATGTTCATATTGCCCCTTACGAAGAGGGCAATATCTGGAACCAGGAACCAGAACGCCGTCGTAAACTTCTGCTCCATAAGAAGCAAATTCAAAAATTGGAACAAGAGACCAAAGGGACAGGAATGACCCTTGTTCCCCTTAAAGTCTATATCAAAGATGGCTACGCCAAACTCCTTTTAGGACTTGCTAAAGGGAAGCATGACTATGACAAACGGGAATCGATCAAGCGTCGTGAACAAAACCGCGACATCGCGCGTGTGATGAAAGCTGTCAACCAGCGTTAAGAAGAGGAAGTAAAATGGAAAAATTAATTGCCTATAAACGGATGCCCTTGTGGAATAAACAAACCATGCCTGAAGCTGTCCAGCAAAAGCACAATACTAAAGTCGGCACTTGGGGAAAAATTACTGTGTTGAAAGGGGCTCTCAAGTTTATTGAATTGACTGAAGATGGTGAGGTTCTAGCTGAGCACCTCTTTGA contains the following coding sequences:
- the ybeY gene encoding rRNA maturation RNase YbeY produces the protein MYIEMVDETGQVSQEILQQTQEILEFAAQKIGKEDKEMVVTFVTNERSHELNLEYRDTDRPTDVISLEYKPELDIAFDEEDLLENPELADMVSEFDAYIGELFISIDKAHEQAEEYGHSFEREMGFLAVHGFLHINGYDHYTPEEEAEMFGLQEEILTAYGLTRQ
- a CDS encoding diacylglycerol kinase family protein, with the protein product MDSQDNKRKWKNRDLVSSLEFALTGILTAFKEERNMRKHAVTALVVILAGFVFQVSRIEWLFLLMSIFLVVAFEIINSAIENVVDLASHYHFSMLAKKAKDMAAGAVLVVSLFAAVTGALIFIPRIWDILF
- the era gene encoding GTPase Era, yielding MTFKSGFVAILGRPNVGKSTFLNHVMGQKIAIMSDKAQTTRNKIMGIYTTDKEQIVFIDTPGIHKPKTALGDFMVESAYSTLREVDTVLFMVPADEPRGKGDDMIIERLKAAKVPVILVVNKIDKVHPDQLLAQIDDFRNQMDFKEIVPISALQGNNVSRLIDILSENLEEGFQYFPADQITDHPERFLVSEMIREKVLHLTREEIPHSVAVVVDSMKRDEETDKVHIRATIMVERDSQKGIIIGKGGAMLKKIGTMARRDIELMLGDKVFLETWVKVKKNWRDKKLDLADFGYNEKEY
- the mutM gene encoding DNA-formamidopyrimidine glycosylase, translated to MPELPEVETVRRGLEKLILGKKIANVEIAYPKMIKTDLKEFQKEVPGQVIESMGRRGKYLLFYLTDKVLISHLRMEGKYFYYPDQVPERKHAHVFFHFEDGGTLVYEDVRKFGTMELLAPDLLDAYFVSKKLGPEPREQDFDLQVFQAALSKSKKPIKSHLLDQTLVAGLGNIYVDEVLWRAQVHPARPSQTLTAEEATAIHDQTIAVLGQAVEKGGSTIRTYTNAFGEDGTMQDFHQVYDKTGQACSRCGTVIEKFQLGGRGTHFCPQCQRRS
- the coaE gene encoding dephospho-CoA kinase (Dephospho-CoA kinase (CoaE) performs the final step in coenzyme A biosynthesis.) — translated: MGKIIGITGGIASGKSTVTNFLRQKGFQVVDADAVVHDLQKLGGRLYQLLVQHFGQEIILENGELNRPLLASLIFSNPEEQEWSKQTQGEIIREELAALRDQLIQTEAIFFMDIPLLFEQDYATWFDETWLVYVNRDVQVERFMKRDHLSKEVAESRLAAQWSLEEKKKLASHILDNNGSRDQLVAQVVKLLEGGDSCARD
- a CDS encoding multidrug efflux MFS transporter, with the protein product MQEISWKENLRVAWFGSFLTGASISLVVPFMPIFVEQLGIERNQVAFYAGLAISVSAVSAALVSPIWGILADKYGRKPMMIRAGLAMTITMGGLAFVPNIYWLLFLRLLNGVFTGFVPNATALIASQVPKDKSGAALGTLSTGVVAGTLTGPFVGGFIAEIFGIRNVFLLVGAFLFLAAILTIFFIKEDFQPVAKEKAIPTKEVFSSFKYPRLLVNLFLTSFVIQFSAQSIGPILALYVRDLGQTENLLFVSGLIVSSMGFSSMMSAGILGKLGDKVGNHRLLVAAQIYSVIIYILCAHATSPLQLGLYRFLFGLGTGALIPGVNVLLSKLTPKSGISRIFAFNQVFFYLGGVIGPMAGSAVAGYLGYHAVFYATAACVAFSCLCNLVQFRSLLKVKEI
- the rpmG gene encoding 50S ribosomal protein L33, coding for MRVKINLKCSSCGSMNYLTSKNSKTHPDKIEVLKYCPKERKVTLHLESK
- the secG gene encoding preprotein translocase subunit SecG, whose translation is MYNLLLTILLVLSVVIVIAIFMQPTKNQSSNVFDASSGDLFERSKARGFEAVMQRLTGILVFFWLAIALALTVLSSR